A genomic region of Miscanthus floridulus cultivar M001 chromosome 3, ASM1932011v1, whole genome shotgun sequence contains the following coding sequences:
- the LOC136545747 gene encoding uncharacterized protein isoform X2, producing the protein MASSLARRLAEAAIAELRTSPLPVASSAPFRSLAAIGSGAEDDRCESGSVIIRLVSALRNDRRNDQRYTIWLPSAIRNDRRYYSNWAWTPWEQTTPKEIPPSPQTGTPSLFFKVVTSPRAPPSFRALICPGPLIFRPKRLSQLPSVHTTGQRHTSSWAWTPWEPNRPKDKQTSHQRFEQAGCLLRRVF; encoded by the exons ATGGCGTCCTCCTTGGCCCGCCGCCTGGCCGAGGCGGCGATTGCCGAGCTCCGCACTTCCCCTTTACCGGTCGCCTCCTCGGCTCCATTTCGCTCTCTGGCGGCGATTGGTTCGGGTGCGGAAGATGACCGCTGTGAGTCTGGATCTGTCATCATCAGGCTTGTTTCTGCTCTCAGGAACGACCGAAG GAACGACCAAAGGTACACCATCTGGCTTCCTTCTGCTATCAGGAATGACCGAAGGTACTATTCCAACTGGGCTTGGACTCCGTGGGAGCAGACAACGCCGAAGGAGATCCCCCCGTCACCTCAG ACCGGTACGCCCTCCCTCTTCTTCAAGGTGGTGACCAGCCCGCGCGCTCCCCCCTCCTTCCGGGCGCTGATCTGCCCTGGTCCCCTCATCTTCCGCCCGAAG AGATTGTCACAGCTACCTTCTGTCCACACCACTGGGCAGCGCCATACCTCCAGTTGGGCATGGACGCCGTGGGAGCCCAACAGGCCTAAGGACAAACAGACTTCTCATCAG CGATTTGAGCAAGCTGGTTGCCTTCTTAGGCGTGTTTTTTAA
- the LOC136545747 gene encoding uncharacterized protein isoform X1 has protein sequence MASSLARRLAEAAIAELRTSPLPVASSAPFRSLAAIGSGAEDDRCESGSVIIRLVSALRNDRRNDQRYTIWLPSAIRNDRRYYSNWAWTPWEQTTPKEIPPSPQTGTPSLFFKVVTSPRAPPSFRALICPGPLIFRPKRLSQLPSVHTTGQRHTSSWAWTPWEPNRPKDKQTSHQELDSFLKQLSEIKLSPEEEVKLKTAFFKRFYSENSDDLKSVDMKLDLIMLKMDELPKKIVEVLSKTKTEWGTFKFFGRKFDLSKLVAFLGVFFKL, from the exons ATGGCGTCCTCCTTGGCCCGCCGCCTGGCCGAGGCGGCGATTGCCGAGCTCCGCACTTCCCCTTTACCGGTCGCCTCCTCGGCTCCATTTCGCTCTCTGGCGGCGATTGGTTCGGGTGCGGAAGATGACCGCTGTGAGTCTGGATCTGTCATCATCAGGCTTGTTTCTGCTCTCAGGAACGACCGAAG GAACGACCAAAGGTACACCATCTGGCTTCCTTCTGCTATCAGGAATGACCGAAGGTACTATTCCAACTGGGCTTGGACTCCGTGGGAGCAGACAACGCCGAAGGAGATCCCCCCGTCACCTCAG ACCGGTACGCCCTCCCTCTTCTTCAAGGTGGTGACCAGCCCGCGCGCTCCCCCCTCCTTCCGGGCGCTGATCTGCCCTGGTCCCCTCATCTTCCGCCCGAAG AGATTGTCACAGCTACCTTCTGTCCACACCACTGGGCAGCGCCATACCTCCAGTTGGGCATGGACGCCGTGGGAGCCCAACAGGCCTAAGGACAAACAGACTTCTCATCAG GAGTTGGATAGCTTTCTCAAACAATTAAGTGAGATTAAATTGAGTCCTGAGGAAGAGGTAAAATTGAAGACAGCATTTTTCAAAAGATTCTATTCAGAAAACAGTGATGATCTCAAGTCAGTTGATATGAAATTAGACTTAATCATGCTTAAAATGGATGAATTGCCTAAAAAGATAGTTGAGGTCCTTAGCAAGACGAAGACTGAGTGGGGAACCTTCAAGTTTTTTGGCAGAAAATT CGATTTGAGCAAGCTGGTTGCCTTCTTAGGCGTGTTTTTTAAACTGTGA